The following coding sequences lie in one Xiphophorus maculatus strain JP 163 A chromosome 4, X_maculatus-5.0-male, whole genome shotgun sequence genomic window:
- the fam120b gene encoding constitutive coactivator of peroxisome proliferator-activated receptor gamma codes for MGVKGLQSFVERCCPEACVTVNLRDMARQHVTKNQQRCSSNITSPTLVVDGMSCLCHWYSCMNWVCGGQWTEYMEVLKKWVEAFTSAGIKLVFFFDGVVEEQKRPEWVKRRLRVNKDILKIFSHIKQHGEQPGQQFSCLPSALATFTPFALRSLGQDVFCSVREADYEIASYACCHGSMGILGQDTDFIIYDSAPYLSVAKLRINGLTTVMYDRQRLCRNIGLSVTQLPLLACLLGNDVVSEELMQHIRSSAVAAYRRTNPAPYSGPPQGEVVLAVAQFVSSLSASAEEETGLIPHSLNVASSQRELLKKGICSYLLPGHKDYELVGISVPPSAFEKYVSPEILKACREKHVAAEGFMVYSVVCAGVTECSNSLEDEEDEELLPQALVFKPCRQRIYGLLLLLGKDGSSVDAPAIREWFVFPGNPLKEADTVHPVPINIPCGQPSLDLLWFSSGPEVSALRLAAFLTVFDCLHYSDLHGEIGDSLLAALCLVTYIVLQVETLSEEDVDAYLSQAVCLRLKSPLELRQIELPVLSSRAVQLGSLYVRGLSHLLGANNASGCALPSAALMPWHGFDGRLFHSKYLLAHSGAEKSELLDRDMFSLSQFVQLKEKLLETCRKRGRILQSRPRETQRNLRYSNTSGFPSGADQAWRGETRRDLQHGQTWRQREAACGEQSGCENPETPQWRADHRGGRQSFHSHRSNSYEGRPLNRNWHPKQNRGRLHHNRGRYQLAPRWQHPPAP; via the exons ATGGGTGTAAAAGGTCTGCAGAGCTTCGTGGAGCGATGCTGTCCAGAGGCGTGTGTTACAGTGAACCTGAGAGACATGGCCAGGCAGCATGTCACCAAAAACCAGCAGCGCTGCTCTTCTAACATCACCA GTCCCACACTTGTTGTTGACGGCATGTCCTGCCTCTGCCACTGGTACTCATGTATGAACTGGGTGTGTGGAGGCCAGTGGACAGAGTATATGGAGGTTCTGAAGAAATGGGTGGAGGCTTTTACCTCTGCAGGCATCAAattggtttttttctttgatggAGTCGTGGAAGAACAGAAGAGACCAGAGTGG GTGAAAAGGCGACTCAGGGTGAACAAGGatattctaaaaatattcagcCACATTAAGCAACATGGAGAACAGCCAGGTCAACAGTTCTCTTGTCTGCCATCCGCTCTGGCAACATTCACTCCTTTTGCTCTCAG GTCACTGGGTCAGGACGTGTTCTGCTCAGTGAGAGAGGCGGACTATGAAATTGCCAGCTATGCTTGTTGCCATGGTAGCATGGGGATTCTGGGACAAGACACAGACTTCATCATATATGAcag TGCCCCCTACTTGTCCGTGGCAAAGCTGCGAATAAATGGCCTAACGACAGTCATGTATGACCGGCAGAGGCTCTGCAGAAACATCGGGCTGAGCGTGACCCAGCTGCCTCTGCTGGCCTGTCTGCTGGGTAATGATGTGGTTTCAGAGGAGCTCATGCAGCACATCAGGAGTAGTGCTGTGGCAGCATACAG GAGAACAAATCCAGCACCGTATTCTGGTCCTCCTCAGGGTGAGGTAGTCCTGGCTGTAGCCCAGTTTGTGAGCTCTTTGTCTGCTTCTGCAGAGGAAGAAACTGGACTTATCCCACATTCCCTGAACGTAGCATCTTCCCAAAGAGAGCTACTAAAGAAGGGAATCTGTTCCTACTTACTTCCTGGACACAAAGATTATGAACTGGTTGGCATTTCTGTTCCACCCTCTGCCTTTGAGAAATATGTTAGTCCTGAGATTTTAAAG GCATGTAGAGAGAAACATGTAGCGGCGGAGGGTTTCATGGTTTACAGTGTTGTGTGCGCTGGAGTCACCGAATGCAGCAACTCTCTGGAGGACGAAGAGGACGAGGAATTGCTGCCTCAGGCCCTCGTCTTCAAGCCGTGCAGACAGCGCATCTAtggtttgctgctgctgctaggaAAAGATG GCAGCTCTGTGGATGCTCCAGCCATCAGGGAATGGTTCGTCTTCCCCGGAAACCCTTTGAAAGAAGCTGACACGGTCCATCCTGTCCCCATTAACATCCCAT GTGGTCAACCCAGTCTGGACCTGTTATGGTTTAGCTCTGGTCCTGAGGTTTCTGCTCTTCGCCTTGCAGCCTTCCTTACAGTCTTTGACTGCCTTCACTATTCTGACTTGCATGGCGAGATTGGAGACTCTCTCCTGGCGGCTCTTTGTCTCGTCACATACATCGTCCTTCAG GTAGAGACCTTGTCTGAGGAGGACGTGGATGCGTACCTGAGTCAGGCCGTGTGTCTGAGGCTGAAGTCGCCCTTGGAGCTTCGGCAGATCGAG ctgcCTGTCCTTTCGAGTCGAGCCGTGCAGCTGGGATCGCTCTACGTCCGAGGACTGAGCCACCTGCTGGGAGCCAACAATGCCAGCGGCTGTGCGCTGCCCAGCGCCGCTCTGATGCCTTGGCACGGCTTTGACGGACGGCTGTTCCACTCCAAGTACCTGCTGGCACACAGCGGCGCGGAGAAGTCTGAGCTGCTGGACAGAGAT ATGTTCTCCCTTTCTCAGTTTGTTCAGCTGAAGGAGAAACTTCTGGAAACCTGCAGGAAGAGAGGCAGAATCCTCCAGTCCAGAcccagagaaacacagagaaacctTCGATACTCAAACACTTCAG GTTTCCCTTCAGGAGCTGATCAGGCCTGGAGAGGAGAGACCAGAAGAGACCTTCAACATGGACAAACATGGAGGCAAAGAGAGGCGGCGTGTGGAGAACAAAGCGGCTGTGAAAACCCAGAAACACCGCAGTGGAGAGCAGATCACAGAGGGGGACGTCAAAGTTTCCATTCACATCGCTCTAACTCCTACGAAGGTCGACCCCTGAACCGGAACTGGCATCCCAAAcagaaccgaggtcggctgcaTCACAACAGAGGGAGATACCAGCTGGCTCCCAG ATGGCAACACCCTCCTGCTCCCTGA
- the LOC111608396 gene encoding uncharacterized protein LOC111608396, with product MAELPEVRTKTAPPFTYCGVDCFGPFIVKEGRKEVKRYGLLFTCLCSRAVHIETLDDLSTDAFMSALRVLIAIRGPVRQLRCDQGTNFVGARREFLELMKDMDQEPQRAIGCEFVMNVPSASHMGGIWERQIRTVRSVLTAMLDKFSNRLDTTSLRTLLYETMAIINSRPLSIEYLNDPLGPEPLTPNHILTMKSSVILPPPGQFCREDLYLNKRWRRVQFLANEFWQRWKREYLLNLQQRQKWQKVSRNLHINDIVILQDDNAPRCKWKLALVVETLESPDGKVRKVKLKTSETTFDKGKPLTRLIYLERPIHKVVTLLETNTE from the coding sequence ATGGCAGAGTTACCAGaagtaagaacaaaaacagcacCTCCTTTTACATATTGTGGTGTCGACTGTTTTGGCCCATTCATAgtaaaggaaggaagaaaggaagtcAAAAGATATGGATTATTGTTCACCTGCTTATGTTCACGAGCTGTGCATATTGAAACACTTGATGACTTATCAACTGATGCTTTCATGAGCGCTCTTCGGGTTCTGATCGCCATAAGAGGTCCTGTTCGACAATTAAGATGTGACCAAGGGACGAATTTTGTGGGAGCCAGAAGAGAGTTTTTGGAGCTAATGAAGGATATGGACCAAGAACCACAAAGAGCTATTGGTTGCGAGTTTGTGATGAACGTTCCATCAGCTAGCCACATGGGAGGCATCTGGGAACGCCAAATTCGGACAGTACGAAGCGTACTAACAGCAATGTTAGATAAATTCTCAAACAGACTTGATACAACTAGTCTAAGAACACTTCTTTACGAGACAATGGCCATCATTAACAGCAGACCCTTAAGTATAGAGTATCTTAATGATCCCTTGGGTCCAGAGCCATTAACTCCCAATCACATATTAACGATGAAGTCTTCAGTTATTCTCCCCCCTCCAGGACAGTTTTGCAGAGAGGATTTGTACTTGAACAAAAGATGGAGAAGAGTACAATTTCTAGCAAACGAGTTTTGGCAAAGATGGAAACGAGAATATCTGCTAAATCTCCAACAGCGACAGAAATGGCAGAAAGTTTCACGGAACCTGCACATTAATGACATTGTGATCCTACAAGATGACAATGCTCCAAGATGTAAATGGAAACTAGCTCTAGTTGTAGAGACTCTAGAAAGCCCAGACGGCAAGGTTCGAAAGGTGAAACTAAAGacaagtgaaacaacatttGACAAAGGAAAACCACTGACAAGGTTGATATATTTAGAAAGACCTATTCACAAGGTAGTGACATTACTTGAGACTAATACAGAGTAA